One Zootoca vivipara chromosome 9, rZooViv1.1, whole genome shotgun sequence DNA window includes the following coding sequences:
- the STBD1 gene encoding starch-binding domain-containing protein 1: MAAAGAGEEGGGGGGRAQADAPAAPLRPAPHPLGGGGGEPVAGLWPALLVALVAALLAWLWYGRGDGKGKEEAGGSPQRQRGDRESLQRSYEPAVTETKPINVSSAQEPVGNQLGPPGEHSSPDVPGEFPEREQPAEESTTPLMNYKEYLRNEAFGYPTTAPQQSPEAEVHEASTSAEAGAPSDKHEERCVEQRHHHSVDHEEWEIVPEHSAWREATRKSSVDDASSKDPEQAKRVAAVSPMPQTVHVTFRVHYITHSEAQLIAITGDHECLGQWHHYVPLRCDKDGFWSDSVVLPVDTRVEWKFIVVENGKVRRWEECDNRTLMTEHEDRVAHKWWGFH; encoded by the exons ATGGCTGCGGCGGGGGCGGGCGAggagggtggcggcggcggcggcagggccCAGGCCGACGCCCCGGCGGCGCCTCTTCGCCCCGCTCCTCACCCgctcggcggcggcggaggagagcCCGTGGCGGGTCTGTGGCCGGCCTTGCTGGTGGCGCTGGTGGCGGCGCTCCTCGCCTGGCTCTGGTACGGCCGCGGAGACggcaaggggaaggaggaggccgGGGGGTCCCCTCAGCGGCAGCGCGGAGACCGAG AATCccttcagagaagctatgagcctGCTGTAACTGAAACAAAGCCAATCAATGTGTCCAGCGCCCAGGAGCCAGTGGGGAACCAGCTGGGTCCTCCAGGAGAACACAGTTCCCCTGATGTTCCTGGAGAGTTTCCTGAAAGAGAGCAACCGGCCGAGGAATCTACGACCCCCTTAATGAACTACAAGGAATATCTAAGGAACGAAGCATTCGGTTACCCAACGACAGCACCTCAACAGAGCCCAGAAGCTGAAGTTCATGAGGCGAGTACTTCAGCAGAAGCAGGTGCCCCTAGTGACAAGCATGAGGAGAGATGTGTGGAACAGAGGCACCATCACTCTGTGGACCATGAGGAATGGGAAATCGTCCCTGAACATTCAGCGTGGAGAGAGGCTACAAGGAAGAGCAGCGTGGACGATGCAAGCAGCAAGGACCCAGAGCAAGCCAAGAGGGTTGCTGCCGTGTCTCCAATGCCTCAGACTGTCCATGTGACGTTTCGAGTACATTACATCACTCACTCGGAAGCCCAGCTGATTGCCATCACAGGTGACCATGAGTGTCTAGGCCAGTGGCACCACTATGTACCACTCAGGTGTGACAAGGATGGGTTCTGGTCAGACTCTGTTGTCTTACCGGTTGATACCAGAGTTGAGTGGAAGTTCATTGTGGTGGAGAATGGGAAAGTCAGACGGTGGGAAGAATGTGACAATCGAACCCTGATGACTGAACATGAGGATCGAGTGGCCCATAAGTGGTGGGGATTTCACTGA